The following are encoded in a window of Blattabacterium cuenoti genomic DNA:
- a CDS encoding Rid family detoxifying hydrolase, with protein MKPKTFSIKKISSFGPYSTCVLIENFFFISGQIGVDPDTGKLVDKTIEMETERVMKNLQVILSEIGIDFQNVIKSSIFFTKMEDFSKINYSYSKFFSREYYPARETIQVSGLPKNANIEISLIAYKKN; from the coding sequence ATGAAGCCAAAAACATTTTCTATAAAAAAAATATCTTCTTTTGGACCATACAGTACATGCGTCTTAATAGAAAACTTTTTTTTTATTTCTGGACAAATAGGCGTGGATCCAGATACTGGAAAATTAGTTGATAAAACTATAGAAATGGAAACGGAAAGAGTCATGAAAAACTTACAAGTTATTCTTTCCGAAATTGGAATCGATTTTCAAAACGTTATAAAATCTTCCATATTTTTTACAAAAATGGAAGATTTCTCAAAAATAAATTATTCCTATTCAAAATTTTTTTCAAGAGAATATTATCCTGCTAGAGAAACTATTCAAGTTTCTGGATTGCCAAAAAATGCGAACATAGAAATATCCTTAATAGCATATAAAAAAAATTAA